From the Anguilla anguilla isolate fAngAng1 chromosome 6, fAngAng1.pri, whole genome shotgun sequence genome, one window contains:
- the LOC118230691 gene encoding zinc finger protein 180-like isoform X4, giving the protein MQIPVHTDTKMETVLYVDRDTATLSSMDECKLFSASRPPSQGVVDSTKLTNTDNQSDFTSNPITFLSPSSSGKDIKAESVMDCTDYTGVESRSSLDRCEDIEDRTERKTGYLMSREQQAILINMKKEEEEDWEQQSVKMEREDGVRDEEGLWKEEDKERDEQMEGHVPNQIIQIYKWDVHDIKSENGQQGGEEPSTLVTSCLLKQPRVLIQSTEVADNLLPASSPPHPMASERGQGARSPWIRYELSPLRGNGSLRQKKGQVMTRKRKPTGQLERPLELLPSSSETRICAEASLISPVIASQNQNTGQAVDVSSQVFACSQCPFVCTEEVNLQQHIEMVHPEELNRTLGSQQPPSSTHQHPTPPKTLPTPPQSHTGTPGAHTCSQCGKSFRQSSHLKLHQRIHTGERPYHCSQCGKNFSYLITLKVHERIHTGEHLYCCSQCGKSFTQSDKLKVHQRIHTGERPYHCSQCGRNFSQSSHLKLHERTHTGERPYHCSQCGRSFSQSGHLKLHQQTHTGERPYHCSQCGKSFTQADKMKVHLRTHTGERPYHCSQCGKSFINLQNLSEHQRIHTGERPYHCSQCGKSFAQSYPLKLHQRTHTGERPYCCSQCGKSFAQSYNLKLHQRSHTVECPLSSMCEVSL; this is encoded by the exons ATGCAGATTCCCGTACATACGGACACAAAGATGGAAACGGTACTGTATGTAGACAGGGACACAG CAACACTTTCCTCCATGGATGAATGCAAGTTGTTCTCTGCATCCCGCCCTCCCTCGCAAGGAGTGGTGGATTCTACCAAGCTGACAAACACCgacaaccaatcagatttcaCGTCCAacccaattacatttttaagccCCTCCTCTTCAGGCAAAGACATAAAGGCAGAATCTGTGATGGACTGCACAGATTACACGGGGGTGGAGTCAAGGTCAAGTTTGGACAGATGTGAAGACATTGAGGATAGGACAGAGAGGAAAACTGGATATTTGATGAGCAGAGAGCAACAGGCCATCCTAATCAACATgaagaaagaagaggaggaagactgGGAGCAGCAGAGTgtgaaaatggagagagaggatggagtGAGAGATGAAGAGGGACTCTGGAAGGAGGAAGATAAAGAGAGGGATGAACAGATGGAAGGACATGTACCCAATCAAATCATCCAAATTTACAAATGGGATGTGCATGACATAAAATCAGAAAATGGCCaacagggaggggaggagccgTCTACTttggtcacttcctgtctgctaaAACAGCCTAGAGTGCTGATTCAGAGCACAGAGGTTGCAGATAATTTGCTTCCTGCATCATCACCTCCTCATCCAATGGCCAGTGAAAGAGGTCAGGGAGCGAGATCTCCATGGATACGGTATGAGCTCTCACCACTGAGAGGAAACGGATCTCTGAGACAGAAGAAGGGTCAGGTCATGACCCGGAAGAGGAAGCCAACTGGCCAATTGGAGAGACCCCTGGAACTGCTGCCATCTTCATCAGAGACCAG GATCTGTGCTGAAGCCTCCCTTATTTCTCCTGTCATCGCCTCCCAGAACCAAAACACAG gacAAGCTGTTGATGTGTCCTCTCAGGTCTTTGCCTGCTCCCAGTGCCCATTCGTTTGCACAGAGGAAGTGAATCTTCAGCAGCACATTGAGATGGTTCACCCAGAGGAGCTCAACAGGACTCTGGGGTCCCAACAACCTCCCAGCAGCACACACCAGCACCCCACTCCCCCTAAGACACTCCCCACCCCGCCACAGTCCCACACAGGCACTCCAGGGGCCCACACatgctcccagtgtgggaagagtttccGCCAGTCAAGTCACCTGAAGCTACACCAGCGAATTCATACAGGAGAGCGCCCataccactgctcccagtgtggaaAGAATTTCAGCTACTTAATCACTCTGAAGGTGCATGAACGAATTCACACAGGTGAACACCTATACTGCTGCTCCCAGTGCGGCAAGAGTTTCACACAATCAGATAAACTGAAGGTACACCAGCGAATTCACACAGGTGAGCGCCCgtaccactgctcccagtgtggaaGAAATTTCAGTCAGTCAAGCCATCTGAAGCTACACGAGCGAACTCATACAGGGGAACGCCCTTACCACTGCTCCCAATGTGGGAGGAGTTTCAGTCAGTCAGGTCATCTAAAGTTACACCAGCAAACTCATACAGGTGAGCGCCCATACCACTGctctcagtgtgggaagagtttcacTCAGGCAGATAAAATGAAGGTGCACCTGCgaactcacacaggtgagcgaCCATACCACTGCTCGCAGTGCGGCAAGAGTTTCATTAATTTACAGAATCTGTCGGAACACCAGCGAATCCATACAGGCGAGCGCCCGTACCACTGCTCCCAATGTGGTAAGAGTTTCGCTCAGTCATATCCCCTGAAGCTGCACCAGCgaactcacacaggtgagcgcCCATACTGTTGCTCCCAGTGCGGGAAGAGTTTTGCTCAGTCCTATAATCTGAAGCTACACCAACGATCTCATACAGTCGAGTGCCCTTTGTCTAGTATGTGTGAAGTATCGCTttag
- the LOC118230691 gene encoding zinc finger protein 2-like isoform X6: MDECKLFSASRPPSQGVVDSTKLTNTDNQSDFTSNPITFLSPSSSGKDIKAESVMDCTDYTGVESRSSLDRCEDIEDRTERKTGYLMSREQQAILINMKKEEEEDWEQQSVKMEREDGVRDEEGLWKEEDKERDEQMEGHVPNQIIQIYKWDVHDIKSENGQQGGEEPSTLVTSCLLKQPRVLIQSTEVADNLLPASSPPHPMASERGQGARSPWIRYELSPLRGNGSLRQKKGQVMTRKRKPTGQLERPLELLPSSSETRICAEASLISPVIASQNQNTGQAVDVSSQVFACSQCPFVCTEEVNLQQHIEMVHPEELNRTLGSQQPPSSTHQHPTPPKTLPTPPQSHTGTPGAHTCSQCGKSFRQSSHLKLHQRIHTGERPYHCSQCGKNFSYLITLKVHERIHTGEHLYCCSQCGKSFTQSDKLKVHQRIHTGERPYHCSQCGRNFSQSSHLKLHERTHTGERPYHCSQCGRSFSQSGHLKLHQQTHTGERPYHCSQCGKSFTQADKMKVHLRTHTGERPYHCSQCGKSFINLQNLSEHQRIHTGERPYHCSQCGKSFAQSYPLKLHQRTHTGERPYCCSQCGKSFAQSYNLKLHQRSHTVECPLSSMCEVSL; encoded by the exons ATGGATGAATGCAAGTTGTTCTCTGCATCCCGCCCTCCCTCGCAAGGAGTGGTGGATTCTACCAAGCTGACAAACACCgacaaccaatcagatttcaCGTCCAacccaattacatttttaagccCCTCCTCTTCAGGCAAAGACATAAAGGCAGAATCTGTGATGGACTGCACAGATTACACGGGGGTGGAGTCAAGGTCAAGTTTGGACAGATGTGAAGACATTGAGGATAGGACAGAGAGGAAAACTGGATATTTGATGAGCAGAGAGCAACAGGCCATCCTAATCAACATgaagaaagaagaggaggaagactgGGAGCAGCAGAGTgtgaaaatggagagagaggatggagtGAGAGATGAAGAGGGACTCTGGAAGGAGGAAGATAAAGAGAGGGATGAACAGATGGAAGGACATGTACCCAATCAAATCATCCAAATTTACAAATGGGATGTGCATGACATAAAATCAGAAAATGGCCaacagggaggggaggagccgTCTACTttggtcacttcctgtctgctaaAACAGCCTAGAGTGCTGATTCAGAGCACAGAGGTTGCAGATAATTTGCTTCCTGCATCATCACCTCCTCATCCAATGGCCAGTGAAAGAGGTCAGGGAGCGAGATCTCCATGGATACGGTATGAGCTCTCACCACTGAGAGGAAACGGATCTCTGAGACAGAAGAAGGGTCAGGTCATGACCCGGAAGAGGAAGCCAACTGGCCAATTGGAGAGACCCCTGGAACTGCTGCCATCTTCATCAGAGACCAG GATCTGTGCTGAAGCCTCCCTTATTTCTCCTGTCATCGCCTCCCAGAACCAAAACACAG gacAAGCTGTTGATGTGTCCTCTCAGGTCTTTGCCTGCTCCCAGTGCCCATTCGTTTGCACAGAGGAAGTGAATCTTCAGCAGCACATTGAGATGGTTCACCCAGAGGAGCTCAACAGGACTCTGGGGTCCCAACAACCTCCCAGCAGCACACACCAGCACCCCACTCCCCCTAAGACACTCCCCACCCCGCCACAGTCCCACACAGGCACTCCAGGGGCCCACACatgctcccagtgtgggaagagtttccGCCAGTCAAGTCACCTGAAGCTACACCAGCGAATTCATACAGGAGAGCGCCCataccactgctcccagtgtggaaAGAATTTCAGCTACTTAATCACTCTGAAGGTGCATGAACGAATTCACACAGGTGAACACCTATACTGCTGCTCCCAGTGCGGCAAGAGTTTCACACAATCAGATAAACTGAAGGTACACCAGCGAATTCACACAGGTGAGCGCCCgtaccactgctcccagtgtggaaGAAATTTCAGTCAGTCAAGCCATCTGAAGCTACACGAGCGAACTCATACAGGGGAACGCCCTTACCACTGCTCCCAATGTGGGAGGAGTTTCAGTCAGTCAGGTCATCTAAAGTTACACCAGCAAACTCATACAGGTGAGCGCCCATACCACTGctctcagtgtgggaagagtttcacTCAGGCAGATAAAATGAAGGTGCACCTGCgaactcacacaggtgagcgaCCATACCACTGCTCGCAGTGCGGCAAGAGTTTCATTAATTTACAGAATCTGTCGGAACACCAGCGAATCCATACAGGCGAGCGCCCGTACCACTGCTCCCAATGTGGTAAGAGTTTCGCTCAGTCATATCCCCTGAAGCTGCACCAGCgaactcacacaggtgagcgcCCATACTGTTGCTCCCAGTGCGGGAAGAGTTTTGCTCAGTCCTATAATCTGAAGCTACACCAACGATCTCATACAGTCGAGTGCCCTTTGTCTAGTATGTGTGAAGTATCGCTttag
- the LOC118230691 gene encoding zinc finger protein 35-like isoform X1, with amino-acid sequence MQRSSLNQCKAMEERTSGYLMSKEQKDILTNMKEEEDEDEKRVSVKMERDEEGLCMEKETEEGHATEQVTHIFKCESNEAESEFRQQEGEELFALVTSCLLKQPRVLIQRLEIGNGSVSVPSHSHSVAYGRGQGAKSPWRLHELSPVRGNGSLRQKGQVMTRKRKTVGQMERPMNLLPSSSGNGICADEASLIPPIISPRSQNAGQAAEVSSQVFACSQCPFVHTEEVNLQQHIEKVHSDEDSRTLGSQQPPSSTHEYSPPPQSHTGTPGPHTCSQCGKSFCLSSHLKLHRRTHTGESPYQCSQCGKSFAQSHRLKVHQRTHTATLSSMDECKLFSASRPPSQGVVDSTKLTNTDNQSDFTSNPITFLSPSSSGKDIKAESVMDCTDYTGVESRSSLDRCEDIEDRTERKTGYLMSREQQAILINMKKEEEEDWEQQSVKMEREDGVRDEEGLWKEEDKERDEQMEGHVPNQIIQIYKWDVHDIKSENGQQGGEEPSTLVTSCLLKQPRVLIQSTEVADNLLPASSPPHPMASERGQGARSPWIRYELSPLRGNGSLRQKKGQVMTRKRKPTGQLERPLELLPSSSETRICAEASLISPVIASQNQNTGQAVDVSSQVFACSQCPFVCTEEVNLQQHIEMVHPEELNRTLGSQQPPSSTHQHPTPPKTLPTPPQSHTGTPGAHTCSQCGKSFRQSSHLKLHQRIHTGERPYHCSQCGKNFSYLITLKVHERIHTGEHLYCCSQCGKSFTQSDKLKVHQRIHTGERPYHCSQCGRNFSQSSHLKLHERTHTGERPYHCSQCGRSFSQSGHLKLHQQTHTGERPYHCSQCGKSFTQADKMKVHLRTHTGERPYHCSQCGKSFINLQNLSEHQRIHTGERPYHCSQCGKSFAQSYPLKLHQRTHTGERPYCCSQCGKSFAQSYNLKLHQRSHTVECPLSSMCEVSL; translated from the exons ATGCAAAGGTCAAGTTTGAACCAATGCAAAGCCATGGAGGAGAGGACAAGTGGATATTTGATGAGCAAGGAGCAAAAAGACATACTGACCAAcatgaaggaggaagaggatgaagatGAGAAGAGGGTGAGTGTGAAAATGGAGAGGGATGAAGAAGGACTCTGTatggagaaagaaacagaggagGGACATGCAACTGAACAAGTCAcccacattttcaaatgtgagaGCAATGAAGCAGAATCAGAATTTAGGCAACAGGAAGGGGAGGAACTGTTCGCTCTGGTGACTTCCTGTTTGCTGAAACAGCCTAGAGTGCTGATTCAGCGACTTGAAATTGGCAATGGATCGGTTTCTGTGCCATCACACTCACATTCTGTGGCCTATGGAAGAGGTCAGGGTGCAAAATCTCCATGGAGACTACATGAGCTCTCACCAGTGAGAGGAAACGGGTCACTGAGACAGAAGGGTCAGGTAATGACCCGGAAGAGGAAGACCGTTGGCCAGATGGAGAGACCCATGAATCTGCTGCCATCTTCATCAGGGAACGG gatCTGTGCTGATGAAGCCTCCCTTATACCTCCGATCATCTCCCCCAGGAGCCAAAACGCAG ggcAAGCTGCTGAGGTGTCGTCTCAGGTCTTTGCCTGCTCCCAGTGCCCATTCGTTCACACAGAGGAAGTGAATCTTCAGCAGCACATTGAGAAGGTTCATTCAGATGAGGACAGCAGGACCCTGGGGTCCCAACAACCTCCCAGCAGCACACATGAATACTCCCCCCCGCCACAGTCCCACACAGGCACTCCTGGGCCCCACACttgctcccagtgtgggaagagtttctGCCTGTCAAGTCATCTCAAGTTACACCGGCGAACTCATACAGGGGAAAGCCCATACcagtgctcccagtgtgggaagagtttcgCTCAGTCGCATAGACTGAAGGTACACCAGCgaactcacacag CAACACTTTCCTCCATGGATGAATGCAAGTTGTTCTCTGCATCCCGCCCTCCCTCGCAAGGAGTGGTGGATTCTACCAAGCTGACAAACACCgacaaccaatcagatttcaCGTCCAacccaattacatttttaagccCCTCCTCTTCAGGCAAAGACATAAAGGCAGAATCTGTGATGGACTGCACAGATTACACGGGGGTGGAGTCAAGGTCAAGTTTGGACAGATGTGAAGACATTGAGGATAGGACAGAGAGGAAAACTGGATATTTGATGAGCAGAGAGCAACAGGCCATCCTAATCAACATgaagaaagaagaggaggaagactgGGAGCAGCAGAGTgtgaaaatggagagagaggatggagtGAGAGATGAAGAGGGACTCTGGAAGGAGGAAGATAAAGAGAGGGATGAACAGATGGAAGGACATGTACCCAATCAAATCATCCAAATTTACAAATGGGATGTGCATGACATAAAATCAGAAAATGGCCaacagggaggggaggagccgTCTACTttggtcacttcctgtctgctaaAACAGCCTAGAGTGCTGATTCAGAGCACAGAGGTTGCAGATAATTTGCTTCCTGCATCATCACCTCCTCATCCAATGGCCAGTGAAAGAGGTCAGGGAGCGAGATCTCCATGGATACGGTATGAGCTCTCACCACTGAGAGGAAACGGATCTCTGAGACAGAAGAAGGGTCAGGTCATGACCCGGAAGAGGAAGCCAACTGGCCAATTGGAGAGACCCCTGGAACTGCTGCCATCTTCATCAGAGACCAG GATCTGTGCTGAAGCCTCCCTTATTTCTCCTGTCATCGCCTCCCAGAACCAAAACACAG gacAAGCTGTTGATGTGTCCTCTCAGGTCTTTGCCTGCTCCCAGTGCCCATTCGTTTGCACAGAGGAAGTGAATCTTCAGCAGCACATTGAGATGGTTCACCCAGAGGAGCTCAACAGGACTCTGGGGTCCCAACAACCTCCCAGCAGCACACACCAGCACCCCACTCCCCCTAAGACACTCCCCACCCCGCCACAGTCCCACACAGGCACTCCAGGGGCCCACACatgctcccagtgtgggaagagtttccGCCAGTCAAGTCACCTGAAGCTACACCAGCGAATTCATACAGGAGAGCGCCCataccactgctcccagtgtggaaAGAATTTCAGCTACTTAATCACTCTGAAGGTGCATGAACGAATTCACACAGGTGAACACCTATACTGCTGCTCCCAGTGCGGCAAGAGTTTCACACAATCAGATAAACTGAAGGTACACCAGCGAATTCACACAGGTGAGCGCCCgtaccactgctcccagtgtggaaGAAATTTCAGTCAGTCAAGCCATCTGAAGCTACACGAGCGAACTCATACAGGGGAACGCCCTTACCACTGCTCCCAATGTGGGAGGAGTTTCAGTCAGTCAGGTCATCTAAAGTTACACCAGCAAACTCATACAGGTGAGCGCCCATACCACTGctctcagtgtgggaagagtttcacTCAGGCAGATAAAATGAAGGTGCACCTGCgaactcacacaggtgagcgaCCATACCACTGCTCGCAGTGCGGCAAGAGTTTCATTAATTTACAGAATCTGTCGGAACACCAGCGAATCCATACAGGCGAGCGCCCGTACCACTGCTCCCAATGTGGTAAGAGTTTCGCTCAGTCATATCCCCTGAAGCTGCACCAGCgaactcacacaggtgagcgcCCATACTGTTGCTCCCAGTGCGGGAAGAGTTTTGCTCAGTCCTATAATCTGAAGCTACACCAACGATCTCATACAGTCGAGTGCCCTTTGTCTAGTATGTGTGAAGTATCGCTttag
- the LOC118230691 gene encoding zinc finger protein 2 homolog isoform X5: MERRKRFRCSATLSSMDECKLFSASRPPSQGVVDSTKLTNTDNQSDFTSNPITFLSPSSSGKDIKAESVMDCTDYTGVESRSSLDRCEDIEDRTERKTGYLMSREQQAILINMKKEEEEDWEQQSVKMEREDGVRDEEGLWKEEDKERDEQMEGHVPNQIIQIYKWDVHDIKSENGQQGGEEPSTLVTSCLLKQPRVLIQSTEVADNLLPASSPPHPMASERGQGARSPWIRYELSPLRGNGSLRQKKGQVMTRKRKPTGQLERPLELLPSSSETRICAEASLISPVIASQNQNTGQAVDVSSQVFACSQCPFVCTEEVNLQQHIEMVHPEELNRTLGSQQPPSSTHQHPTPPKTLPTPPQSHTGTPGAHTCSQCGKSFRQSSHLKLHQRIHTGERPYHCSQCGKNFSYLITLKVHERIHTGEHLYCCSQCGKSFTQSDKLKVHQRIHTGERPYHCSQCGRNFSQSSHLKLHERTHTGERPYHCSQCGRSFSQSGHLKLHQQTHTGERPYHCSQCGKSFTQADKMKVHLRTHTGERPYHCSQCGKSFINLQNLSEHQRIHTGERPYHCSQCGKSFAQSYPLKLHQRTHTGERPYCCSQCGKSFAQSYNLKLHQRSHTVECPLSSMCEVSL; the protein is encoded by the exons ATGGAAAGAAGGAAGCGTTTTCGCTGCTCCG CAACACTTTCCTCCATGGATGAATGCAAGTTGTTCTCTGCATCCCGCCCTCCCTCGCAAGGAGTGGTGGATTCTACCAAGCTGACAAACACCgacaaccaatcagatttcaCGTCCAacccaattacatttttaagccCCTCCTCTTCAGGCAAAGACATAAAGGCAGAATCTGTGATGGACTGCACAGATTACACGGGGGTGGAGTCAAGGTCAAGTTTGGACAGATGTGAAGACATTGAGGATAGGACAGAGAGGAAAACTGGATATTTGATGAGCAGAGAGCAACAGGCCATCCTAATCAACATgaagaaagaagaggaggaagactgGGAGCAGCAGAGTgtgaaaatggagagagaggatggagtGAGAGATGAAGAGGGACTCTGGAAGGAGGAAGATAAAGAGAGGGATGAACAGATGGAAGGACATGTACCCAATCAAATCATCCAAATTTACAAATGGGATGTGCATGACATAAAATCAGAAAATGGCCaacagggaggggaggagccgTCTACTttggtcacttcctgtctgctaaAACAGCCTAGAGTGCTGATTCAGAGCACAGAGGTTGCAGATAATTTGCTTCCTGCATCATCACCTCCTCATCCAATGGCCAGTGAAAGAGGTCAGGGAGCGAGATCTCCATGGATACGGTATGAGCTCTCACCACTGAGAGGAAACGGATCTCTGAGACAGAAGAAGGGTCAGGTCATGACCCGGAAGAGGAAGCCAACTGGCCAATTGGAGAGACCCCTGGAACTGCTGCCATCTTCATCAGAGACCAG GATCTGTGCTGAAGCCTCCCTTATTTCTCCTGTCATCGCCTCCCAGAACCAAAACACAG gacAAGCTGTTGATGTGTCCTCTCAGGTCTTTGCCTGCTCCCAGTGCCCATTCGTTTGCACAGAGGAAGTGAATCTTCAGCAGCACATTGAGATGGTTCACCCAGAGGAGCTCAACAGGACTCTGGGGTCCCAACAACCTCCCAGCAGCACACACCAGCACCCCACTCCCCCTAAGACACTCCCCACCCCGCCACAGTCCCACACAGGCACTCCAGGGGCCCACACatgctcccagtgtgggaagagtttccGCCAGTCAAGTCACCTGAAGCTACACCAGCGAATTCATACAGGAGAGCGCCCataccactgctcccagtgtggaaAGAATTTCAGCTACTTAATCACTCTGAAGGTGCATGAACGAATTCACACAGGTGAACACCTATACTGCTGCTCCCAGTGCGGCAAGAGTTTCACACAATCAGATAAACTGAAGGTACACCAGCGAATTCACACAGGTGAGCGCCCgtaccactgctcccagtgtggaaGAAATTTCAGTCAGTCAAGCCATCTGAAGCTACACGAGCGAACTCATACAGGGGAACGCCCTTACCACTGCTCCCAATGTGGGAGGAGTTTCAGTCAGTCAGGTCATCTAAAGTTACACCAGCAAACTCATACAGGTGAGCGCCCATACCACTGctctcagtgtgggaagagtttcacTCAGGCAGATAAAATGAAGGTGCACCTGCgaactcacacaggtgagcgaCCATACCACTGCTCGCAGTGCGGCAAGAGTTTCATTAATTTACAGAATCTGTCGGAACACCAGCGAATCCATACAGGCGAGCGCCCGTACCACTGCTCCCAATGTGGTAAGAGTTTCGCTCAGTCATATCCCCTGAAGCTGCACCAGCgaactcacacaggtgagcgcCCATACTGTTGCTCCCAGTGCGGGAAGAGTTTTGCTCAGTCCTATAATCTGAAGCTACACCAACGATCTCATACAGTCGAGTGCCCTTTGTCTAGTATGTGTGAAGTATCGCTttag